One genomic region from Pseudomonas sp. R5-89-07 encodes:
- a CDS encoding ABC transporter permease subunit — protein sequence MQDAGKPLLISLEEQNQVAMRVSDKGQALFFEVDTGAELKRVDLPLPAGTQVVSIGEDQPGSPLVILGLSNGQSMVFRHTYKVSYPDGKKTISPAIEYPYGETPIVLDEAGRPLEHVALNATDASLVVAGSAGSHLNVLTLSREENMMTGEVTSEQKRVELPQMTEPVKAIFIDPRQQWLYVINGRALADVFSLRDKSLNGRYKLLEDGNAEVTASTQLVGGISLIVGNSKGGLAQWFMARDPDGEQRLKQIRTFQMGSAPIVEITAEERRKGFTALDASGQFGVFHSTAHRTLLVDPVVDGQGVFGLSPRANRVIVEAGGKLQPLLLDNPHPEVSWSALWSKVWYENYDEPKYVWQSTAANTDFEPKMSLAPLTFGTLKAAFYAMLLAAPLAVAAAIYTAYFMAPSLRRKVKPVIELMEAMPTVILGFFAGLFLAPYVEGHLPGIFSLLMLLPIGILVAGFVFSRLPESIRLRVPDGWESAILIPVILFVGWLSLYMSPYLETWFFGGDMRMWISHDLGITYDQRNALVVGLAMGFAVIPNIYSIAEDAVFSVPRGLTLGSLALGATPWQTMTRVVILTASPGIFSALMIGMGRAVGETMIVLMATGNTPVMEMNLFEGLRTLAANVAVEMPESEVGGSHYRVLFLSALVLLLFTFIMNTLAELIRQRLRKKYSSL from the coding sequence ATGCAGGACGCCGGCAAGCCCTTGCTGATTTCGCTTGAAGAACAGAACCAGGTCGCCATGCGGGTTTCCGACAAGGGCCAGGCGCTGTTCTTTGAAGTCGACACCGGCGCTGAACTCAAGCGTGTCGACCTGCCACTGCCGGCCGGTACCCAGGTGGTGTCCATCGGTGAAGACCAGCCGGGCAGCCCGCTGGTGATCCTGGGTCTGTCCAACGGGCAGTCGATGGTGTTCCGGCACACCTACAAGGTGTCCTACCCGGACGGCAAGAAAACCATCAGCCCGGCGATCGAATACCCTTATGGCGAAACGCCGATCGTACTCGATGAGGCCGGCCGCCCGCTGGAACACGTCGCGCTCAATGCCACCGATGCGTCCCTGGTGGTGGCCGGCTCGGCCGGTTCGCACTTGAATGTGCTGACCCTGAGCCGCGAAGAAAACATGATGACCGGCGAAGTCACCAGCGAGCAGAAGCGTGTCGAACTGCCGCAAATGACCGAGCCGGTGAAGGCGATCTTCATCGACCCGCGTCAGCAATGGCTGTATGTGATCAACGGTCGCGCCCTGGCCGATGTGTTCAGCCTGCGCGACAAGAGCCTCAACGGTCGCTACAAACTGCTTGAAGACGGCAACGCCGAAGTCACCGCCAGCACTCAGCTGGTGGGCGGCATCTCGCTGATCGTCGGTAACTCCAAGGGTGGCCTGGCCCAGTGGTTCATGGCCCGCGACCCGGATGGCGAGCAACGCCTCAAGCAAATCCGCACCTTCCAGATGGGCAGCGCGCCGATTGTGGAAATCACCGCTGAGGAACGTCGCAAAGGCTTCACCGCCCTCGACGCTTCCGGCCAGTTTGGCGTGTTCCACAGCACCGCGCACCGCACCTTGCTGGTCGACCCCGTGGTTGACGGCCAAGGGGTGTTCGGCCTGTCGCCACGGGCCAACCGCGTGATCGTCGAGGCCGGTGGCAAGCTGCAGCCGTTGCTGCTCGACAACCCGCACCCGGAAGTGTCGTGGAGCGCGCTGTGGAGCAAGGTCTGGTACGAGAACTACGACGAGCCTAAGTACGTCTGGCAATCGACCGCCGCCAACACCGACTTCGAACCCAAGATGAGCCTGGCGCCGCTGACCTTCGGTACGCTGAAAGCGGCGTTCTACGCCATGCTGCTTGCCGCGCCACTGGCTGTCGCTGCGGCGATCTACACGGCTTACTTCATGGCCCCGAGCCTGCGCCGCAAGGTCAAGCCGGTGATCGAGTTGATGGAAGCGATGCCGACGGTGATCCTCGGCTTCTTCGCCGGCCTGTTCCTGGCGCCCTATGTGGAAGGGCACCTGCCGGGGATTTTCAGCCTGCTGATGCTATTGCCGATTGGCATCCTGGTGGCCGGTTTTGTATTCAGCCGCTTGCCTGAATCGATCCGCCTGCGCGTTCCCGACGGCTGGGAAAGCGCGATCCTGATCCCGGTGATCCTGTTCGTCGGCTGGCTCTCGCTGTACATGAGCCCGTACCTGGAAACCTGGTTCTTCGGCGGCGACATGCGCATGTGGATCTCCCACGACCTGGGTATCACCTACGACCAGCGCAACGCCCTGGTGGTCGGCCTGGCCATGGGTTTCGCGGTGATCCCGAACATCTACTCCATCGCCGAAGACGCCGTATTCAGCGTACCGCGCGGTCTGACCCTGGGCTCCCTGGCGCTGGGCGCTACGCCTTGGCAGACCATGACCCGTGTCGTGATCCTGACCGCCAGCCCGGGCATTTTCTCCGCGCTGATGATCGGCATGGGCCGCGCCGTGGGCGAGACCATGATCGTGCTGATGGCCACGGGTAACACGCCGGTGATGGAGATGAACCTGTTCGAAGGCCTGCGCACCCTGGCGGCCAACGTCGCGGTGGAAATGCCCGAGTCGGAAGTGGGCGGCAGTCACTACCGCGTGCTGTTCCTCTCGGCGCTGGTGCTGCTGCTGTTCACGTTCATCATGAACACCCTCGCCGAGCTGATTCGTCAGCGTCTGCGCAAGAAATACTCGTCGCTTTAA
- a CDS encoding phosphate ABC transporter substrate-binding protein PstS, translating into MKLKRLMAAMTFVAAGVATANAVAAGVDPAIPAYVKTTGVSGNLSSVGSDTLANLMTLWAEGYKKEYPNVNIQIQAAGSATAPPALTEGTSNLGPMSRKMKDTELAAFEQKYGYKPTAIPVAVDALAVFVHKDNPIQHLTMEQVDAIFSSTRLCGSKADVKTWGDLGVTGDLANKPVQLFGRNSVSGTYGYFKEEALCKGDYKPNVNEQPGSASVVQSISSSLNGIGYSGIGYKTASVKTVALAKKGSTDFIEDTEENALNGKYPLSRFLYVYVNKAPNKPLAPLEAEFVKLVLSKQGQEVVVKDGYIPLPAKVAAKALADLGLKEGN; encoded by the coding sequence ATGAAACTGAAGCGTTTGATGGCGGCAATGACGTTTGTCGCTGCTGGCGTTGCAACTGCCAACGCGGTGGCTGCTGGTGTTGACCCGGCTATCCCGGCTTACGTGAAGACCACTGGTGTGTCGGGCAACTTGTCCAGCGTCGGTTCCGATACCCTGGCCAACCTGATGACCCTGTGGGCCGAGGGTTACAAAAAGGAATACCCGAACGTCAACATCCAGATTCAAGCCGCCGGCTCCGCCACCGCGCCACCTGCGCTGACTGAAGGCACCTCCAACCTGGGCCCGATGAGCCGCAAGATGAAGGACACGGAACTGGCGGCCTTCGAGCAGAAGTACGGCTACAAGCCAACCGCGATCCCGGTTGCCGTGGACGCCCTGGCGGTGTTCGTGCACAAGGACAACCCGATCCAGCACCTGACCATGGAACAGGTCGACGCGATTTTTTCCTCGACGCGCCTGTGCGGTAGCAAAGCCGACGTGAAAACCTGGGGCGACCTGGGCGTGACCGGCGACCTGGCCAACAAGCCAGTGCAACTGTTCGGTCGTAACTCGGTATCCGGCACCTACGGCTACTTCAAGGAAGAAGCCCTGTGCAAAGGCGACTACAAGCCTAACGTGAACGAACAGCCGGGCTCGGCTTCGGTCGTGCAGTCGATCAGCTCCTCGCTGAACGGCATCGGTTACTCGGGCATCGGCTACAAGACCGCCAGCGTGAAGACCGTGGCGTTGGCCAAGAAAGGCAGCACCGACTTCATCGAAGACACCGAAGAAAACGCCCTGAACGGCAAGTACCCGCTGTCGCGTTTCCTCTACGTGTACGTCAACAAAGCCCCGAACAAGCCGCTGGCCCCGCTGGAAGCCGAGTTCGTGAAACTGGTGCTGTCCAAGCAGGGCCAGGAAGTTGTGGTCAAGGACGGCTACATCCCACTGCCAGCCAAAGTGGCCGCCAAGGCCCTGGCTGACCTGGGTCTGAAAGAAGGCAACTAA